One window of Rubrivirga sp. SAORIC476 genomic DNA carries:
- a CDS encoding ion transporter, with amino-acid sequence MQRPGRASIYRVLFETETQVGRAVDLSIQWLIVASLVASAVDTLPTISAQAHEALRWFEHASMVVFIVEYGLRVYSAPRPTEFARSFLGVVDLVAVLPFVLGLGFDMRAVRAFRLLRLVRMLKLLRYSRAMRRYRMAFGAIRAELTLYLLGSFVAVYVASVGIYQFEHEAQPDAFTSVFDAMWWAVATLTTVGYGDVVPVTAGGRAFTVLVLIVGLGVVAVPTALVASSLTEVLREEHED; translated from the coding sequence TTGCAACGCCCAGGCAGAGCCTCGATTTACCGCGTTCTGTTTGAGACGGAGACGCAGGTCGGAAGAGCAGTAGACCTCAGCATCCAGTGGCTGATCGTCGCCTCACTCGTCGCGTCTGCAGTCGACACGCTGCCAACCATCTCTGCACAGGCCCACGAGGCGCTGAGGTGGTTCGAGCATGCCTCCATGGTGGTATTCATTGTCGAGTACGGCCTTCGGGTCTACTCGGCGCCGCGGCCGACTGAGTTCGCCAGGAGCTTTCTGGGTGTCGTCGACTTAGTAGCTGTGCTCCCGTTCGTGCTCGGGCTGGGGTTCGACATGCGGGCTGTGCGCGCCTTTCGGCTGCTTCGACTGGTTCGCATGCTGAAGCTTCTGCGATACAGTCGGGCGATGCGGAGGTATCGCATGGCGTTTGGAGCGATCCGAGCCGAACTCACGCTCTACCTTCTCGGCAGCTTCGTGGCGGTCTACGTGGCTTCGGTTGGGATCTACCAGTTCGAGCACGAGGCCCAGCCAGATGCGTTCACGTCTGTATTCGATGCGATGTGGTGGGCTGTCGCAACACTGACGACGGTGGGCTACGGTGACGTCGTGCCCGTGACAGCGGGCGGAAGAGCCTTCACCGTTCTCGTGCTAATCGTCGGGCTTGGTGTCGTCGCGGTGCCGACTGCTCTCGTAGCATCGTCACTCACAGAGGTGCTTAGAGAGGAGCATGAGGACTGA
- a CDS encoding SH3 domain-containing protein, whose translation MSGSHLTMKPLLLSFLLAAAAFSQPDSGDRITAVLSSTAFPASGAGAPIEFQVGDSFTLSRLSDEGGRYLAYFSESGTAPYHRTDAAAFGIAQPDPWAVEPGATGATRYAHGRVNVRSGAGTSNSRIGQLERDDFVQVQVCHDGWCRVSGAGDGWSDGYVSEPLLHEDPSPAARAAFARSGRSYSSGSRVPSTDSRTCASFSSESAAQAAYDADPIGLRRLDRDGDGDACESTWRARPAPRARRAATTRTCYTGPRGGRYYINSNGNRTYGC comes from the coding sequence ATGTCCGGCTCCCACTTGACCATGAAACCCCTCCTGCTCTCCTTCCTGCTAGCGGCAGCTGCCTTCTCGCAGCCTGACTCCGGCGATCGCATCACGGCCGTGTTGTCCAGCACGGCATTCCCAGCTTCTGGTGCTGGAGCACCCATCGAGTTCCAGGTCGGCGACTCGTTTACGCTTTCCCGGCTCTCAGATGAAGGCGGTCGATACCTGGCCTACTTCAGCGAGTCCGGCACAGCTCCTTACCACCGAACCGACGCGGCAGCGTTTGGGATCGCGCAGCCGGACCCGTGGGCTGTCGAGCCAGGGGCTACGGGAGCTACCCGCTACGCACACGGCCGCGTCAACGTCCGCTCTGGGGCAGGAACGTCCAACAGCCGGATCGGGCAGTTGGAGCGTGACGACTTCGTCCAGGTGCAGGTCTGCCACGATGGGTGGTGCCGAGTCTCCGGGGCTGGAGACGGATGGTCAGACGGCTACGTATCGGAGCCCCTTCTGCACGAGGATCCGTCCCCCGCCGCTCGGGCAGCCTTTGCGCGATCGGGGCGCTCGTATTCGTCAGGGTCGCGAGTCCCGAGCACAGACAGCCGGACGTGCGCATCGTTCTCCAGCGAGTCGGCTGCCCAGGCGGCTTACGATGCTGACCCGATCGGCCTGCGCCGCCTCGACCGGGATGGCGACGGGGACGCCTGCGAGTCGACGTGGAGAGCCAGACCCGCCCCTCGCGCTCGACGAGCGGCGACCACGAGGACGTGCTACACCGGCCCACGCGGCGGGCGGTACTACATCAACTCGAACGGCAACAGGACTTACGGCTGCTGA
- a CDS encoding DUF6884 domain-containing protein translates to MPDRVYLVGCGKSKLDDEAPARRLYTSSLFRKSFDLAQRRAEADGASLYIVSAFYGLVDPDEVLQPYERALGDLAPEDRRDWGVRVARSLAAKLQPKRLADVDLVVFAGRAYATALRFGVVEVTGAAVRIDQPLAGLGTGQRLQWLTRNLRSSDR, encoded by the coding sequence ATGCCTGACCGCGTCTACCTGGTCGGCTGCGGCAAGAGCAAGCTCGACGACGAGGCGCCTGCTCGTCGCCTCTACACGAGCTCTCTGTTCCGCAAGTCGTTCGACCTCGCACAGCGCCGCGCCGAGGCGGACGGCGCGTCCCTCTACATCGTCTCCGCCTTCTACGGACTCGTCGATCCTGACGAGGTGCTGCAGCCGTACGAACGGGCCCTCGGCGACCTCGCGCCCGAGGACCGGCGGGATTGGGGCGTGCGCGTGGCGCGGTCGCTCGCCGCCAAGCTCCAGCCGAAGCGACTCGCCGATGTCGACCTAGTCGTGTTCGCCGGCCGGGCCTACGCGACCGCGCTCCGGTTCGGCGTCGTCGAGGTGACAGGGGCCGCGGTGCGCATCGACCAGCCGCTGGCCGGGCTCGGCACCGGGCAGCGGCTCCAGTGGCTGACTCGCAACCTCCGCTCCAGCGACCGATGA
- a CDS encoding D-Ala-D-Ala carboxypeptidase family metallohydrolase, which yields MASLIDLAGLQLDALPLDAVDAGENEGLEESALSVDAAASLARAERHADAIRRVGAVFGPPAPDDRAAYGTYVAQAVDALRLPNISGREIVAVHARTTRGGVKNRLPPPWGLYRLLALLVYDQKVRDHLGVPLRFNSIHRDGPYNAAIGGASKSAHRACTARDRAPVGSSVRSLAEVDAALRRLYVDLSADQARVLASVAKDYSLGPAFSESVFGEPFSASELGFEAGPDRASYTYVGGIGRYKTFVHGDARGVAAAWRG from the coding sequence ATGGCCTCCCTCATCGACCTCGCCGGGCTCCAGCTCGACGCCCTCCCACTCGACGCCGTGGACGCTGGCGAAAACGAGGGCTTGGAGGAATCCGCCCTCTCCGTGGACGCTGCGGCCAGCCTCGCCCGTGCCGAGCGTCACGCAGACGCTATCCGCCGCGTCGGCGCCGTCTTCGGCCCCCCCGCGCCTGACGACCGCGCGGCCTACGGCACCTACGTCGCCCAGGCAGTGGATGCCCTCCGCCTGCCCAACATCTCCGGACGCGAGATCGTCGCCGTCCACGCCCGCACGACCCGCGGCGGCGTCAAGAACCGACTCCCGCCGCCGTGGGGCCTCTACCGGCTGCTGGCGCTTCTCGTGTACGACCAGAAGGTCCGCGACCATCTGGGCGTCCCGCTTCGCTTCAACAGCATCCACAGGGATGGCCCGTACAACGCGGCCATCGGCGGTGCGTCGAAGTCTGCGCACCGTGCGTGTACGGCCCGCGACCGCGCGCCGGTTGGCAGCTCGGTCCGCAGTCTCGCCGAGGTGGACGCTGCCCTCCGTCGGCTGTACGTCGACCTGAGCGCCGACCAGGCTCGCGTCCTTGCCTCCGTGGCCAAGGATTACAGCCTGGGTCCGGCGTTCTCCGAATCGGTCTTCGGTGAGCCGTTCTCAGCGAGTGAGCTCGGATTCGAAGCCGGCCCCGACCGGGCGAGCTACACCTACGTCGGCGGCATCGGGCGCTACAAGACCTTCGTGCACGGCGACGCGCGCGGCGTCGCTGCCGCTTGGCGAGGCTGA
- a CDS encoding cupin domain-containing protein: MTTAPTVDRFREPAEQYRRRIRRLFAFGPSETPAVELARIGDEWTGIPGVDGIVGRDCPLPPDCPLADDVSATVFYWTGAFPSHVHREQETIHVLHGRCEVVIEGVPYVLTSGESITIGARVEHSGRALAPTLIVCAYHPPLPLAD, translated from the coding sequence ATGACGACCGCCCCGACCGTGGACCGATTCCGAGAGCCCGCCGAGCAGTACCGCCGTCGCATCCGGCGCCTGTTCGCGTTCGGCCCGTCCGAGACACCCGCCGTCGAGCTGGCGCGCATCGGCGACGAGTGGACGGGCATCCCCGGCGTGGACGGCATCGTCGGGCGCGACTGCCCGCTGCCGCCCGACTGCCCGCTCGCCGACGACGTGAGCGCCACCGTGTTCTACTGGACGGGCGCCTTCCCGAGTCACGTCCACCGGGAGCAGGAGACGATCCACGTGCTGCACGGCCGCTGCGAGGTCGTGATCGAAGGCGTGCCCTACGTGCTGACCTCTGGCGAGTCGATCACGATCGGGGCTCGGGTAGAGCACTCCGGTCGCGCGCTGGCCCCGACGCTCATCGTGTGCGCCTACCACCCGCCGCTTCCTCTCGCAGACTGA
- a CDS encoding low molecular weight protein-tyrosine-phosphatase, protein MRVLFVCLGNICRSPLAEGLFQEKVVAAGLGGAVEVDSAGTGGWHVGAPPDRRMTATAARRGTDLSQLKARQLVRHDLDDYDHVFVMDKANLHDTLALDPDGDHGTRVRLFREFDPEPGDYQVPDPYYGGPEGFDHVFDIADRTTDAILQRLAEVYGWDLASSS, encoded by the coding sequence GTGCGAGTTCTCTTCGTCTGCCTGGGCAACATCTGCCGGAGCCCGCTCGCCGAGGGCCTTTTCCAGGAGAAGGTGGTCGCCGCGGGCCTCGGCGGCGCCGTCGAGGTGGACTCGGCCGGGACCGGCGGCTGGCACGTCGGGGCGCCGCCGGACCGCCGGATGACGGCCACCGCGGCTCGCCGCGGCACCGACCTGTCGCAACTGAAAGCCCGCCAACTCGTCCGCCACGACCTGGATGACTACGACCACGTCTTCGTGATGGACAAGGCGAACCTCCACGACACGCTCGCGCTCGACCCGGACGGTGACCACGGCACGCGCGTCCGCCTCTTCCGCGAGTTCGACCCCGAGCCGGGCGACTACCAGGTGCCGGACCCGTACTACGGCGGGCCGGAGGGCTTCGACCACGTGTTCGACATCGCGGACCGGACGACGGACGCGATCCTGCAGCGCCTCGCCGAGGTCTACGGCTGGGACCTCGCCTCCTCGTCCTGA
- a CDS encoding site-specific integrase, with product MDTTDMARTLKRRSVRIGPGCQAVRLPTGWWHLRWYDPARTPTQKQHALDTDDEAIALSRSRERFDRQLAGLYDPWRGSGRAVSAEEAVRVYEADHADRHRPKSIRVAAASVRALARSVRPGPEGRWDPAVADSGCDPSDIGIREITSDHVRRFVYRPDLSRASQLSYWRRFRAWFGWAADRQLVDANPVDDVPRPSAVRAGMKHLSRPEIERLLVAIEHHHGPDGPVPPHVRSRDRYPLWARDAFDLYASTGLRRGEGIALRWRDVVYPEDSAWGVGYIRVEDEGRVNGRRTKTGRSRRVTMIPRAEALLRRLEAETRRTSDPDEHILKGADGIRVVSEHTLSHNFRRYRQLAKLPDVPLHGLRHSFAVELLLRGASLIQVRDELGHATVQTTERYLELLPAERARATAALFAGELGT from the coding sequence ATGGACACCACGGACATGGCCCGCACCCTCAAGCGACGCTCGGTCCGGATCGGCCCCGGATGTCAGGCCGTCCGGCTCCCGACCGGCTGGTGGCACCTCCGGTGGTACGACCCGGCCAGGACGCCGACCCAGAAGCAGCACGCCCTCGACACGGACGACGAGGCCATCGCGCTGTCGCGTTCGCGTGAGAGGTTTGACCGGCAACTCGCTGGGCTCTACGATCCCTGGCGAGGATCCGGTCGCGCCGTCTCGGCTGAGGAGGCGGTTCGGGTCTACGAGGCAGACCACGCCGACCGACACCGCCCGAAGAGCATCCGGGTGGCCGCGGCGTCGGTTCGCGCGCTTGCCCGCTCCGTACGTCCAGGACCTGAGGGGCGATGGGATCCAGCCGTGGCCGACTCGGGATGCGACCCGTCCGACATCGGCATCCGAGAGATCACGTCCGACCATGTGCGGCGGTTCGTGTACCGGCCCGACCTCTCGCGCGCCTCGCAGCTCTCCTACTGGCGCCGCTTCCGCGCCTGGTTCGGCTGGGCTGCCGACCGCCAGCTCGTCGACGCGAACCCCGTCGACGACGTGCCGCGCCCGTCAGCGGTTCGGGCCGGGATGAAGCACCTGTCACGGCCGGAGATCGAGCGGCTGCTCGTGGCCATCGAGCATCACCACGGACCCGACGGCCCGGTGCCTCCCCACGTTCGGAGCCGAGACCGCTACCCGCTCTGGGCGCGCGATGCGTTCGACCTCTACGCTTCGACTGGGCTCCGGAGAGGGGAGGGGATCGCGCTCCGCTGGCGCGACGTCGTCTACCCCGAGGACTCGGCCTGGGGCGTCGGGTACATCCGTGTCGAGGACGAGGGACGGGTCAACGGTCGGCGGACCAAGACGGGCCGGTCCCGCCGCGTCACCATGATCCCCCGGGCCGAGGCGCTCCTCCGCCGCCTCGAGGCCGAGACCCGTCGCACCTCGGATCCGGACGAGCACATCTTGAAGGGCGCCGACGGCATCCGCGTCGTGAGCGAGCACACGCTGTCTCACAACTTCCGCCGGTACCGCCAGCTGGCGAAGCTGCCCGATGTCCCTCTCCATGGCCTCCGCCACTCGTTCGCTGTCGAGCTACTGCTCCGGGGAGCGTCGCTCATCCAGGTGCGCGACGAGCTGGGGCACGCGACCGTGCAGACCACCGAGCGGTACCTGGAGCTTCTCCCGGCCGAGCGGGCCCGCGCGACGGCGGCGCTGTTCGCCGGAGAGCTTGGAACGTGA
- a CDS encoding terminase large subunit, with the protein MAERDYAAIARGYAEDVVAGDTLACRLVIQACQRHLDNLDRQQEDGYPFVFDPDAAARVCGFVELMPHTKGEWARRRETIVLEPWQVFIVASVFGWLRKADGLRRFRTAYIEVARKNGKSALSSPVGLYMLAADGEEGAEVFCGATTEKQAKIVFDVASQMAKRTPSYREAFGVEVFASNISVPATSSKFETVIGKPGDGDSPHLAIIDEYHEHASDEQYDTMLTGMGAREQPLMWIITTAGSDSAGPCYALRSDAVSMLQGTVQDDELFAVIYTLDGPVKDADGTETPGDDWTDPKVWIKANPNLGVSVKPSFIAARVREAVNSARKQNVVKTKHCNVWVSAATSWMNMEAWNRQADAPPIESHEGEPCWIGLDLASKVDVASAVKVFRRDVDGVEHIDLYGKHYLPEARVEDPDRRHYQGWAADGHLIATDGDIIDHQLIQDDLEADAEAYRVVTLGYDPWNATDLAVRLEQSGIDTLEVRQTVAYLSDAMKWFEALVLGGRLHHDGNPAMSWMVENVIAKSDPNDNVFPRKATADKKIDGAVAAIIALYVARRGGVESKSVYEERGLREL; encoded by the coding sequence ATGGCTGAGCGCGACTACGCTGCGATCGCGCGGGGCTACGCCGAGGACGTCGTCGCCGGCGACACCCTGGCGTGCCGCCTGGTCATCCAGGCGTGCCAGCGTCACTTGGACAACCTCGACCGCCAGCAGGAGGACGGGTACCCGTTCGTCTTCGACCCAGACGCGGCCGCTCGCGTGTGCGGGTTCGTCGAGCTGATGCCCCACACGAAGGGCGAGTGGGCCCGGCGCCGGGAGACGATCGTACTGGAGCCGTGGCAGGTGTTCATCGTGGCCAGCGTCTTCGGCTGGCTGCGCAAGGCCGACGGGCTCCGCCGCTTCCGGACGGCCTACATCGAGGTGGCGCGGAAGAACGGCAAGTCGGCGCTCTCCTCGCCGGTCGGGCTCTACATGCTCGCGGCCGACGGCGAGGAGGGCGCCGAGGTGTTCTGCGGCGCGACGACGGAGAAGCAGGCCAAGATCGTGTTCGACGTCGCGTCGCAGATGGCGAAGCGGACGCCGTCGTACCGGGAGGCCTTCGGCGTCGAGGTGTTCGCCTCCAACATCTCGGTGCCTGCGACCAGCTCGAAGTTCGAGACGGTCATCGGCAAGCCCGGCGACGGCGACTCGCCGCATCTGGCCATCATCGACGAGTACCACGAGCACGCGTCGGACGAGCAGTACGACACGATGCTGACCGGCATGGGCGCGCGCGAGCAGCCGCTCATGTGGATCATTACGACGGCGGGCAGCGACTCCGCCGGGCCGTGCTACGCGCTCCGCAGCGACGCCGTCTCGATGCTCCAGGGCACGGTCCAGGACGACGAGCTGTTCGCGGTGATCTACACGCTCGACGGGCCCGTGAAGGACGCCGACGGGACCGAGACACCCGGCGACGACTGGACGGATCCGAAGGTGTGGATCAAGGCGAACCCGAACCTCGGGGTCTCGGTCAAGCCGTCGTTCATCGCGGCCCGCGTGCGGGAGGCCGTCAACAGCGCCCGGAAGCAGAACGTCGTCAAGACGAAGCACTGCAACGTGTGGGTGTCGGCCGCAACGTCCTGGATGAACATGGAGGCGTGGAACCGCCAGGCCGACGCGCCGCCTATCGAGTCGCACGAGGGCGAGCCGTGCTGGATCGGGCTCGACTTGGCGAGCAAGGTGGATGTCGCGAGCGCGGTCAAGGTCTTCCGGCGCGACGTCGACGGCGTCGAGCACATCGACCTGTACGGGAAACACTACCTGCCCGAGGCGCGCGTCGAGGATCCGGACCGTCGGCACTACCAGGGGTGGGCGGCCGACGGGCACCTGATCGCGACCGACGGCGACATCATCGACCACCAGCTCATCCAGGACGACCTCGAGGCGGACGCGGAGGCGTACCGCGTCGTGACGCTGGGCTACGACCCGTGGAACGCGACCGACCTGGCCGTGCGCCTGGAGCAGTCGGGCATCGACACGCTGGAGGTGCGCCAGACGGTGGCCTACCTCTCGGACGCGATGAAGTGGTTCGAGGCGCTCGTGCTCGGCGGGCGGCTCCACCACGACGGGAATCCGGCGATGTCGTGGATGGTCGAGAACGTGATCGCGAAGTCGGATCCGAACGACAACGTCTTCCCGCGCAAGGCGACGGCGGACAAGAAGATCGACGGGGCCGTGGCGGCCATCATCGCGCTCTACGTGGCCCGCCGCGGTGGCGTGGAGTCGAAGAGCGTCTACGAGGAGCGAGGGCTCCGTGAGCTATGA
- a CDS encoding phage terminase small subunit P27 family: MGKRGPAPKPSALKLLQGTHRKDRAAANEPTPEVKPPSCPTWLHKEAKREWRRIVPELVRLGLLAEVDRAALAAYCQAYATWWRMERDIDENGDVQLNARSGLESARPQVAMRDKALDTMRRFLVEFGLTPAARTRVSAAETPKTADTNPFARLGNG; this comes from the coding sequence ATGGGTAAGCGCGGCCCTGCTCCGAAACCCTCGGCACTGAAGCTGCTCCAGGGGACGCACCGGAAAGACCGGGCGGCGGCGAACGAGCCGACGCCGGAGGTCAAGCCGCCCTCGTGCCCGACCTGGCTGCACAAGGAGGCGAAGCGCGAGTGGCGACGGATCGTCCCCGAGCTGGTCCGCCTCGGTCTGCTGGCGGAGGTGGACCGCGCGGCGCTCGCGGCCTACTGCCAGGCGTACGCGACCTGGTGGCGGATGGAGCGCGACATCGACGAGAACGGCGACGTCCAGCTGAACGCACGTTCCGGGCTGGAGAGCGCGCGGCCACAGGTGGCGATGCGAGACAAGGCGCTCGACACGATGCGGCGGTTCTTGGTCGAGTTCGGGCTGACGCCGGCGGCGCGCACGCGCGTGTCGGCAGCGGAGACGCCGAAGACCGCGGACACCAACCCGTTCGCGAGGCTCGGGAATGGCTGA
- a CDS encoding phage portal protein yields the protein MTTTQAQTTRTTSGAPIDLKAFAEAGGTLVLDERSSGATSTLAEPSAWLRSALGAVPTASGQAVTEEHAMRLTAVYACVRVLAEGVSMLPLKLYRRNGRARERVTDHPLAGVLHRRANPLMTAMQLREVTMVHLALWGNAYWEKQLDGAGRVVGLWPLPPRCVRVEKGSDKIRPTKTYRVEGVSRPFREDEIVHIAGLGFDGYVGKSPIQLMRESLGIAISAQKYGAKFFANDARPGIYVKHPQQLSDTAYDRLKRDFADGHQGVDKAWKVKILEEGMDVAQVGLPPGDAQFIETRKFEARDVAAIYRVPPHMVGDLERATFSNIEHQGLEFVMHTLGPWLVRIEQEIEASLLEDETDLFVKHSVDALLRGDVKSRNEAYAVGRNWGWLSVNDIRESEDMNPVDGGDIYLQPLNMVEAGTDPMAAGDEDLSARFRPVGGETRRSIERRALPDRYRTAKALETTFRAALKKIVAREVSEIGGAVDERLAGDEPDVAGFGEWLVTFAGEHETWTEGRMRPVFQAMADAMVEAAGAELDEDVSGDEIDAFVRQYSKVFAKRHAGSMRGQILGLVEEVEAGTEADAVAERLAEWEDGRAETTARRERQRSSNAMTRAVWAVLGVATLTWRTVGKSCPICNEMDGRTSRIAGSFAADGDTVADLDVSGRVTHPPIHDGCDCIMMPGTGARSRPTEAEVRDLWRGLLASAGMEAQARRAREPNPDAARNAYIRRTYAPLVESIGMGPAIAHIEDYITRNAEAEGWATIGERQIRRIGTS from the coding sequence ATGACGACCACCCAAGCGCAGACCACCCGGACCACGTCCGGCGCACCGATCGACCTCAAGGCGTTCGCCGAGGCCGGCGGGACGCTGGTCCTGGACGAACGCTCCTCGGGCGCGACCAGCACGCTGGCGGAGCCGTCGGCCTGGCTCCGGTCGGCGCTCGGCGCGGTACCGACGGCGTCCGGGCAGGCGGTGACGGAGGAGCACGCGATGCGCCTCACGGCCGTCTACGCGTGCGTTCGCGTGCTGGCGGAAGGCGTGTCGATGCTCCCCCTGAAGCTGTACCGCCGCAACGGCCGGGCCCGGGAGCGGGTGACGGACCATCCGCTGGCGGGCGTGCTGCACCGGCGCGCGAACCCGCTGATGACGGCGATGCAGCTGCGCGAGGTGACCATGGTTCACCTGGCGCTCTGGGGCAACGCGTACTGGGAGAAGCAGCTCGACGGCGCCGGGCGCGTGGTCGGGCTCTGGCCCCTTCCGCCTCGGTGCGTTCGGGTGGAGAAGGGCTCCGACAAGATCCGCCCGACGAAGACGTACCGCGTCGAAGGGGTGAGCCGCCCGTTCCGGGAGGATGAGATCGTCCACATCGCAGGGCTCGGGTTCGACGGCTACGTGGGGAAGAGCCCCATCCAGCTGATGCGTGAGTCGCTGGGCATCGCGATCTCGGCGCAGAAGTACGGCGCCAAGTTCTTCGCCAACGACGCCAGGCCGGGGATCTACGTCAAGCACCCTCAGCAGCTCAGCGACACGGCCTATGACCGGCTGAAGCGGGACTTCGCCGACGGCCACCAGGGCGTCGACAAGGCGTGGAAGGTGAAGATCCTCGAGGAGGGGATGGACGTCGCACAGGTCGGCCTGCCACCCGGCGACGCTCAGTTCATCGAGACGCGGAAGTTCGAGGCACGCGACGTCGCGGCGATCTACCGGGTGCCGCCCCACATGGTCGGGGACCTGGAGCGGGCGACGTTCTCCAACATCGAGCATCAGGGGCTGGAGTTCGTGATGCACACGCTTGGCCCGTGGCTGGTCCGCATTGAGCAGGAGATCGAGGCGAGCCTGCTGGAGGACGAGACGGACCTGTTCGTGAAGCACTCCGTCGACGCGCTCCTCCGCGGCGACGTGAAGAGCCGGAACGAGGCGTACGCGGTGGGTCGAAACTGGGGATGGCTCTCGGTCAACGACATCCGAGAGAGCGAGGACATGAACCCCGTCGACGGCGGAGACATCTACCTGCAGCCGCTCAACATGGTGGAGGCGGGGACCGACCCGATGGCCGCCGGCGACGAGGACCTCTCCGCACGCTTCCGGCCGGTCGGCGGGGAGACTCGCCGCTCCATCGAGCGCCGTGCGCTCCCGGACCGGTACCGCACGGCGAAGGCGCTGGAGACGACGTTCCGGGCCGCGTTGAAGAAGATCGTGGCGCGCGAGGTGAGCGAGATCGGCGGCGCCGTCGACGAGCGCCTGGCGGGCGACGAGCCGGACGTCGCCGGGTTCGGCGAGTGGCTCGTGACGTTCGCGGGCGAGCACGAGACCTGGACGGAGGGCCGGATGCGGCCCGTGTTCCAGGCGATGGCGGACGCGATGGTCGAGGCTGCCGGCGCGGAGCTCGACGAGGACGTGTCCGGCGACGAGATCGACGCGTTCGTGCGGCAGTACTCGAAGGTGTTCGCGAAGCGGCACGCGGGCTCGATGCGCGGGCAGATCCTCGGGCTCGTCGAGGAGGTCGAGGCGGGCACCGAGGCGGACGCGGTCGCCGAGCGCCTGGCGGAGTGGGAGGACGGCCGGGCGGAGACAACGGCACGGCGCGAGCGCCAGCGCTCCAGCAACGCGATGACGCGGGCGGTGTGGGCGGTGCTGGGCGTGGCCACGCTGACGTGGCGCACCGTCGGCAAGAGCTGCCCGATCTGCAACGAGATGGACGGGCGGACGTCGCGGATCGCTGGGTCGTTCGCGGCGGACGGCGACACAGTGGCCGACCTCGACGTGTCGGGCCGGGTGACGCATCCGCCGATCCACGACGGGTGCGACTGCATCATGATGCCGGGTACCGGCGCTCGCTCTCGGCCGACAGAGGCGGAGGTGCGGGACCTATGGAGAGGGCTCTTGGCATCGGCCGGGATGGAGGCGCAAGCGCGGCGCGCGAGGGAGCCGAACCCCGATGCGGCTCGGAATGCCTACATCCGCCGGACCTACGCCCCACTCGTCGAGAGCATTGGGATGGGTCCCGCTATCGCCCACATCGAAGACTACATCACCCGGAACGCGGAGGCCGAAGGGTGGGCGACGATCGGCGAACGGCAGATCCGCCGCATCGGCACATCGTGA
- a CDS encoding HK97 family phage prohead protease, with product MIPETRTSGDRPALRRTNPLVERRFVVTGLETRAGEDDGPKVLVGYAAKFDKPSNLRYFTEVIRAGAFSVAIDEGDDVRALFNHDVNLVLGRTKSGTLTLREDAVGLKVEITLPDTQLARDLCTSIERGDVDQMSFAFVVIEERWTEEVSEDAEGRSVRTVLRELLSVRLYDVSPVTFPAYDDTEIGVRDLEAFVEARCASGDLSDDSRAALDALLAGAGISAPAGRSIDTLERELRQASA from the coding sequence GTGATCCCCGAAACGCGCACGTCCGGCGACCGCCCAGCCCTCCGCCGCACGAACCCGCTCGTCGAGCGCCGGTTTGTCGTGACCGGCCTGGAGACCCGCGCGGGCGAGGACGATGGTCCGAAGGTGCTGGTGGGCTACGCGGCCAAGTTCGACAAGCCGTCGAACCTCCGCTACTTCACCGAGGTGATCCGCGCGGGCGCGTTCTCGGTGGCCATCGACGAGGGCGACGACGTCCGGGCGCTGTTCAACCACGATGTCAACCTGGTCCTCGGCCGGACGAAGAGCGGCACGCTCACGCTCCGCGAGGACGCCGTCGGGCTGAAGGTGGAGATCACGCTGCCTGACACGCAGTTGGCGCGCGACCTCTGCACGAGCATCGAGCGCGGCGACGTCGACCAGATGTCGTTCGCGTTCGTGGTCATCGAGGAGCGCTGGACCGAGGAGGTCTCCGAGGATGCCGAGGGCCGGAGCGTCCGGACGGTGCTCCGCGAGCTGCTCTCGGTCCGGCTCTACGACGTGAGCCCGGTGACCTTCCCGGCCTACGACGACACCGAGATCGGTGTCCGCGACCTGGAGGCCTTCGTCGAGGCGCGGTGCGCTTCGGGCGACCTCTCAGACGACTCCCGCGCGGCGCTGGACGCGCTGCTGGCGGGCGCCGGCATCTCGGCCCCGGCGGGCCGATCCATCGACACGCTGGAGCGCGAGCTCCGCCAGGCCTCAGCGTAG
- a CDS encoding HNH endonuclease signature motif containing protein, with protein sequence MPTLRRACQYPGCPASAERGAYSCAAHARPSHEPAVARPSAASRGYDAKWRRVRAMFLRKHPVCVGTVEGSRCGRPATEVDHITPLADGGTNEWANLQPFCKSCHSRKTAAENRGAGGRIARRTQ encoded by the coding sequence GTGCCCACGCTCCGCCGCGCCTGCCAGTACCCCGGATGCCCCGCCTCGGCAGAGCGCGGGGCCTACTCGTGTGCCGCGCACGCGCGCCCCTCCCACGAGCCCGCCGTCGCGCGCCCCAGCGCGGCGTCCCGTGGCTACGACGCCAAGTGGCGCCGCGTCCGGGCCATGTTTCTGCGGAAACATCCGGTGTGCGTCGGCACCGTCGAGGGCTCCCGCTGTGGCCGCCCGGCCACCGAGGTAGACCACATCACGCCGCTCGCCGACGGCGGGACGAATGAGTGGGCCAACCTCCAGCCCTTCTGCAAGTCCTGCCACAGCCGCAAGACGGCGGCTGAGAACCGCGGTGCCGGCGGCCGCATCGCCCGACGTACGCAATGA